A stretch of Macadamia integrifolia cultivar HAES 741 chromosome 7, SCU_Mint_v3, whole genome shotgun sequence DNA encodes these proteins:
- the LOC122084989 gene encoding LEAF RUST 10 DISEASE-RESISTANCE LOCUS RECEPTOR-LIKE PROTEIN KINASE-like 1.2: MDEQITHVMWCEPSSSTAWSVYRSILPLISLVFLLLLSVLQTAECADDWRFEACGKKVQCGEGPNISYPFWISGQQESYCGFPGFQVTCKNQQPTLNLSTVNYVILDISYQNQTLRLIDAKVRTEGGCSSQVQNFTLDRTPFLYGPNHEDLFLFLNCNYSLFPSGFSDHEINCSSVHSMALLKDDLLLNQVKTSGYCDPPVITPVDGDS; this comes from the coding sequence ATGGATGAGCAGATCACCCATGTCATGTGGTGCGAGCCATCATCATCAACAGCATGGTCGGTGTACAGAAGCATCCTTCCCTTGATCTCCTTGGTTTTCCTATTACTACTGTCAGTACTGCAAACAGCTGAATGCGCAGACGACTGGCGGTTTGAAGCTTGTGGTAAGAAGGTCCAATGCGGTGAAGGACCCAATATTAGTTACCCGTTTTGGATATCTGGTCAACAAGAATCCTACTGTGGCTTTCCGGGCTTTCAGGTGACCTGCAAGAACCAGCAGCCCACCCTCAATTTATCCACCGTTAACTATGTCATCCTTgatatctcctaccaaaatcAAACTCTTCGACTCATTGATGCCAAAGTTAGAACAGAAGGCGGGTGTTCATCTCAAGTTCAGAACTTCACCCTGGATCGCACACCCTTCCTCTATGGTCCAAACCATGAagatctcttcctcttcctcaacTGCAATTACTCCTTATTCCCTTCTGGATTTTCAGATCACGAAATCAATTGTAGTTCTGTTCACTCTATGGCGTTACTCAAGGACGATCTCTTGTTGAATCAAGTGAAGACTTCCGGGTATTGTGATCCGCCGGTAATCACACCAGTTGACGGAGACAGttaa